One genomic region from Dehalobacter restrictus DSM 9455 encodes:
- a CDS encoding adenosylhomocysteinase: MNEVSTIRDIRLAADGQRKIDWVKQYMPVLNSLRDQYIQERPFAGKKIVICLHLEAKTAYLALTIQAGGGEVAVVASNPLSTQDDVVAALVENGIRAHAWHGATDEEYKVHINKALDFGPDYIIDDGGDLVSTIHTCRRELIGQVRGGAEETTTGILRLKAMSREGKLEFPMMAVNDARSKYLFDNRYGTGQSVWDAILRTTNLVVAGKTVCIVGYGWCGKGVALRARGLGAKIIICEVDPVKANEAWMDGYEVMPMKEAASMADYFITVTGNKNVITKDHFARMKNGAILANAGHFDVEISKQDLSLLAVSKRKVRPNTEEFTLEDGRKIFLLAEGRLVNLAAGDGHPVEVMDMSFALQALALEYLVKNQGLENKVFNVPEQLDNRVALMKLHSLGLQIDSLTSDQAEYLAGWVNE; the protein is encoded by the coding sequence ATGAACGAAGTTTCTACCATTCGAGATATTAGGCTGGCTGCTGACGGACAACGAAAAATAGACTGGGTAAAACAGTACATGCCGGTGTTGAATTCACTTCGGGATCAATATATTCAAGAGCGCCCGTTTGCAGGGAAAAAAATTGTCATCTGCCTTCATTTGGAAGCAAAAACCGCATATCTGGCCTTGACAATTCAGGCGGGAGGCGGGGAAGTTGCTGTGGTCGCCAGCAATCCGCTCTCTACGCAGGATGATGTGGTAGCGGCTCTGGTCGAAAACGGCATCAGGGCTCATGCCTGGCACGGTGCGACAGATGAGGAGTATAAAGTGCATATCAATAAGGCCCTCGATTTTGGGCCTGATTATATCATTGATGACGGTGGGGATCTCGTTTCAACAATTCATACTTGCCGGCGGGAACTGATTGGCCAGGTTAGAGGTGGAGCGGAGGAGACCACAACAGGTATTCTCAGATTAAAAGCCATGTCCAGGGAAGGAAAGCTTGAATTTCCGATGATGGCCGTCAATGATGCCAGAAGCAAGTATTTATTTGACAACCGATACGGAACGGGTCAATCCGTCTGGGATGCAATTCTGCGGACAACCAATCTGGTCGTTGCAGGAAAAACGGTTTGTATCGTTGGTTATGGATGGTGCGGAAAAGGTGTGGCATTAAGAGCCAGAGGGCTTGGGGCGAAAATCATTATCTGTGAAGTTGACCCGGTTAAAGCCAATGAGGCCTGGATGGATGGATACGAGGTCATGCCGATGAAGGAAGCCGCTTCTATGGCAGATTACTTTATTACCGTGACTGGCAATAAAAATGTCATTACAAAAGATCATTTTGCACGGATGAAGAATGGTGCAATCCTGGCGAACGCCGGTCATTTTGATGTGGAAATCTCTAAGCAGGACCTGAGTCTTCTGGCTGTTTCCAAAAGAAAGGTCCGCCCCAACACTGAAGAATTTACCCTTGAAGACGGGAGAAAAATCTTCTTGCTTGCTGAAGGCAGACTGGTGAATTTAGCTGCAGGAGACGGTCACCCGGTGGAAGTAATGGATATGTCTTTTGCGTTGCAGGCTTTGGCCCTCGAATATCTGGTAAAAAACCAGGGGCTTGAGAACAAAGTTTTTAATGTTCCGGAACAACTGGATAACAGGGTTGCGCTGATGAAGCTTCATTCACTTGGACTGCAAATTGACAGCCTGACATCGGATCAGGCGGAATACCTAGCAGGATGGGTAAATGAATAA
- a CDS encoding GNAT family N-acetyltransferase, translated as MNKEEWINITCTIQTSKGELLISGVTSPDILEKLEIDQQLKAFRPAAKQKKAIVEISCLPQGKVVSAQINGELVGYITFHPPDEFERWSSGQDKVLELGAIEVSPRYRNYGVARRMLEAAFGDEKMEDYIVIATEYYWHWDLDGTNLPIWEYREMMRRLMTHTDLLIKDTDDEEITSHPANMLMVRYGKNITKKMIHNFDRLLFLNGK; from the coding sequence ATGAATAAAGAGGAATGGATCAACATTACCTGTACTATCCAGACTTCGAAAGGGGAACTGCTGATATCCGGGGTGACATCTCCGGATATCTTGGAAAAGCTTGAAATTGACCAGCAATTAAAAGCTTTCCGTCCGGCTGCCAAACAAAAAAAAGCCATTGTTGAGATCAGCTGTCTTCCACAGGGAAAAGTCGTCTCAGCCCAAATCAATGGGGAGCTGGTCGGCTATATTACGTTTCATCCGCCGGATGAATTTGAACGGTGGTCATCCGGACAAGACAAGGTTCTGGAGCTCGGAGCGATTGAAGTGTCTCCTCGCTACCGCAATTATGGAGTAGCCCGCAGGATGCTGGAAGCTGCTTTCGGTGACGAAAAAATGGAAGACTATATTGTGATTGCAACAGAATATTACTGGCACTGGGATTTGGATGGAACAAACCTGCCGATTTGGGAATACAGGGAAATGATGCGCCGTCTGATGACGCATACGGATCTGCTTATTAAAGATACGGACGATGAGGAAATCACATCTCATCCAGCCAATATGCTGATGGTTCGCTATGGGAAAAATATCACAAAAAAAATGATACATAATTTTGATCGACTTTTATTTTTAAACGGCAAATAA
- a CDS encoding HD domain-containing phosphohydrolase, translated as MFDSINAGIYVSDIENYKILYANKFIKDIYGREPIGELCYKVLHNKDYPCIFCTNQIIKETKDKPYIWEHYNTFVNKYFEITNKIIRWRDGRDVRFEYMCEMSKYKQVQTELLMEKEAIKSLEAKLKKTNEKLQILSQSTITALSELLEQKDSYTASHQTNVANLSCAIAKEMKLPEEQIKGIKVAALLHDIGKIAIPLDILNKPRNLTDNEFNLIKEHVQNGFEVIKTLDFSWPIAKIILQHHERMNGSGYPNGLRNNEILIEAKILAVADTIDAMSSHRPYRPARGLGEAMAEVLKHSNVLYDSEVVKACLSVLMKENKKNKVITQKNFQYASNHSEINKINKNIVCYNI; from the coding sequence ATGTTTGATAGCATCAATGCGGGAATTTACGTTTCGGATATAGAAAACTACAAAATACTTTATGCAAATAAATTTATTAAAGATATTTATGGTAGAGAACCGATAGGAGAGTTATGCTATAAGGTCTTGCATAATAAAGATTATCCATGTATTTTTTGTACAAATCAAATTATAAAAGAAACCAAGGACAAACCATATATCTGGGAACATTATAATACTTTTGTAAATAAATATTTTGAAATTACCAATAAGATAATCCGTTGGAGGGACGGCAGGGATGTTCGCTTTGAATATATGTGTGAAATGTCAAAGTATAAGCAAGTGCAAACGGAATTATTAATGGAAAAGGAAGCAATTAAGTCATTGGAAGCAAAACTAAAAAAAACCAATGAGAAATTACAAATCCTTTCACAATCTACAATTACAGCATTGAGTGAACTGTTAGAACAAAAGGACTCATATACGGCTTCTCATCAAACAAATGTTGCTAATTTGTCTTGTGCTATAGCCAAAGAAATGAAATTACCGGAGGAACAAATTAAAGGAATAAAAGTAGCTGCACTACTACATGATATTGGAAAGATAGCTATACCTTTAGATATACTTAATAAACCTCGTAATTTAACAGATAATGAATTCAATTTAATCAAAGAGCATGTTCAGAATGGTTTTGAAGTTATTAAGACCTTAGACTTTTCCTGGCCAATTGCTAAAATAATTTTACAGCATCATGAAAGAATGAATGGCTCTGGGTACCCAAATGGTTTACGAAATAATGAAATACTTATAGAAGCAAAGATATTAGCTGTTGCGGATACGATAGATGCGATGTCTTCTCATAGACCTTATAGACCTGCCCGTGGTTTAGGAGAAGCAATGGCTGAAGTATTAAAACATAGTAATGTTTTATATGATAGTGAGGTAGTCAAAGCTTGTTTGTCAGTACTTATGAAAGAAAATAAAAAAAATAAAGTTATAACTCAAAAAAATTTTCAATATGCCTCTAACCATAGCGAAATTAATAAAATAAATAAAAATATCGTATGTTATAATATCTAA
- a CDS encoding bactofilin family protein, with the protein MFSKKENDIKPVIRNISTNTNITYIAEDCELKGSLVSSGNIRIDGKLEGTVEVGGDLIIGQSASVKANISAATATITGVVCGNIKVGDLLELSPTSRLYGDITAKQLKIDQGAIFVGTSSIVSDSIDHRDDASPEKKS; encoded by the coding sequence ATGTTTAGTAAAAAAGAAAACGACATAAAACCGGTTATCCGCAATATCAGCACGAACACAAATATTACATACATTGCCGAAGACTGTGAGCTCAAGGGGTCTTTGGTATCGAGCGGCAATATTCGGATAGACGGCAAGCTCGAAGGCACTGTTGAAGTCGGGGGCGACTTAATCATCGGTCAGTCTGCCTCAGTAAAAGCCAATATTTCTGCTGCTACAGCAACGATTACGGGCGTTGTCTGTGGGAACATTAAGGTCGGAGACCTGTTGGAATTAAGCCCTACCTCCCGCCTCTACGGGGACATCACCGCCAAACAGCTTAAGATCGACCAGGGCGCCATCTTTGTCGGCACAAGTTCGATCGTCTCTGACAGTATAGATCATCGCGATGATGCTTCCCCTGAAAAAAAGTCCTAA
- a CDS encoding M23 family metallopeptidase, translating to MKHKYSIIIIHPDHDKAPRQIQFSVKAKKMIVTSSAALGIFFTGLFAYDIYQAHYINVYQQKIAYVDKLEDQLQAKDLEIARLNEKTSEINQNLLTISSLESKIAGILKIQQKSTTEVSRGSYSVQSYSEPESLDQASNLLNSHVETLQEYYDASVEYKDKLNRTPNILPVNGPISSPFGYRRNPFGGWSSEFHSGIDIACDYGTPVQAVAAGTVTYAGYDGYWGRRVQIDHGYGVVTFYAHNSKLTVKVGDTVQKGEIVAYSGNSGRSTGSHLHYQAYVDGELVDPTVFTTYTEAQ from the coding sequence TTGAAGCACAAATACTCAATTATTATTATCCACCCTGACCACGACAAAGCACCCCGGCAGATTCAGTTTTCTGTCAAAGCGAAAAAAATGATTGTTACCAGCTCAGCTGCACTGGGTATCTTTTTTACGGGACTTTTTGCTTATGACATTTACCAGGCTCATTACATCAATGTTTATCAGCAAAAAATTGCCTATGTCGATAAGCTTGAAGATCAGTTGCAGGCCAAGGATCTGGAAATCGCTAGATTAAATGAAAAGACATCCGAAATCAATCAGAACTTGTTAACCATCTCCTCACTGGAATCTAAAATTGCCGGCATTCTTAAAATCCAGCAGAAAAGTACGACGGAAGTCAGCCGCGGCAGTTACTCCGTACAGTCATATTCCGAGCCGGAAAGCCTTGATCAGGCTTCAAATCTGCTCAATTCTCATGTGGAAACCCTGCAGGAGTATTATGATGCTTCCGTAGAATACAAAGACAAGCTGAACCGGACACCGAATATTCTTCCGGTCAATGGCCCGATCTCCTCACCTTTTGGCTATCGCCGCAATCCTTTTGGCGGCTGGAGCAGTGAATTTCATTCCGGTATTGATATTGCCTGCGATTATGGCACACCTGTCCAGGCGGTTGCTGCCGGGACCGTCACTTATGCAGGCTATGACGGTTATTGGGGACGAAGGGTGCAGATTGACCACGGCTATGGCGTTGTAACGTTTTATGCCCATAATTCCAAACTGACAGTCAAAGTCGGAGACACGGTTCAGAAAGGCGAGATTGTCGCGTACAGCGGAAATTCCGGCCGGAGCACCGGCAGCCACCTTCACTACCAGGCCTATGTTGACGGCGAACTCGTTGATCCGACAGTCTTTACTACCTATACCGAAGCGCAATAA
- the uvrC gene encoding excinuclease ABC subunit UvrC: protein MDLLQKKLKLLPDNPGVYLMKNATGKIIYVGKAKVLKNRVRSYFTGSHDQKTQKLVSEITDFEYILTSSEVEALLLECNLIKKHDPYYNIMLKDDKSYPYILITSEKHPRIIVTRKFSKKAGKYFGPYPNATAARETARLLNRLLPFRKCSQIPAKSCLYYHIGQCLGPCIHPIEPEQYQEVLDKATMFLRGNQKSIINWLEGKMTKAAEALQFEAAREYRDLIQDLKTISEKQNITLSDLRNRDIVAYAFNEELMNIQVFCFRQGKLVTRDSFFFAYYDEPEESFLSFLIQYYTDEMVIPDEICIPEIQSTAVMDILPLTIPKKGKTKQLLAMAASNAETVLKEKMDLEKDKNEEIQKTMTGLCKLLGIAQADTIEAFDISGLFGSNIVGGMVQFKAGKPFRANYRKFNIAPLANNNDDTAYLKHIIGRRYSRLQREESAMPDLILVDGGKGQVKAALDALKELRLTIPVAGMVKNDRHETRSLINQAGRELSIDTRIEVFYLIQRIQDEVHRFAITFHRQQRIKNMTASELDGIPGIGPKRKRMLLRTFDSLDAIKNAAPEEFIKSGLSAVAAQEVYNHFHHT from the coding sequence ATGGATTTGCTGCAAAAGAAACTGAAATTGCTGCCGGATAATCCTGGCGTTTATTTGATGAAAAATGCTACTGGTAAGATTATTTACGTTGGCAAAGCCAAGGTGCTGAAAAACCGGGTAAGGTCTTATTTTACAGGGTCCCATGATCAGAAGACCCAAAAACTTGTCAGTGAAATTACCGACTTTGAATATATCCTGACATCTTCTGAGGTTGAGGCTCTCCTGCTCGAATGCAACCTCATCAAAAAACACGACCCGTACTATAACATTATGCTGAAGGATGATAAATCTTATCCGTATATATTAATAACATCCGAAAAACACCCCCGGATTATTGTCACCCGTAAATTTTCCAAAAAAGCCGGCAAATATTTCGGTCCCTATCCCAATGCAACAGCGGCCAGAGAAACTGCCCGCCTGCTGAACCGGCTGCTTCCTTTCCGCAAATGCAGTCAGATCCCTGCCAAATCCTGTCTTTATTATCATATTGGACAATGTCTCGGTCCGTGTATCCATCCTATTGAGCCTGAACAATATCAGGAGGTCCTCGATAAAGCCACCATGTTCCTCCGCGGCAATCAAAAAAGCATCATCAACTGGCTGGAAGGAAAAATGACCAAAGCCGCCGAAGCGCTGCAGTTTGAGGCAGCCAGAGAATACCGGGATCTGATTCAAGACCTGAAAACCATCAGTGAAAAACAAAATATTACGCTAAGTGATTTGCGAAACCGCGATATCGTGGCCTACGCGTTTAATGAAGAGCTAATGAATATTCAGGTTTTTTGTTTTCGTCAGGGTAAACTGGTTACCCGGGACAGTTTCTTCTTTGCCTACTACGATGAACCGGAAGAATCATTTCTTTCATTTCTGATACAGTACTATACGGACGAGATGGTCATTCCGGATGAGATTTGTATTCCTGAAATCCAATCGACCGCAGTCATGGACATCCTTCCTCTGACCATACCTAAAAAAGGTAAAACCAAACAACTTCTGGCAATGGCCGCCTCGAATGCTGAGACTGTTCTGAAAGAAAAAATGGACCTGGAAAAAGACAAAAATGAAGAGATTCAGAAAACGATGACAGGATTATGTAAACTTCTCGGAATCGCTCAGGCCGATACGATCGAAGCCTTCGATATTTCTGGACTGTTCGGCAGCAATATTGTCGGGGGTATGGTTCAGTTTAAAGCCGGAAAACCCTTTCGGGCAAACTACCGCAAATTTAATATTGCTCCGCTCGCGAACAACAATGATGATACTGCCTACCTCAAGCATATTATCGGGCGCCGTTATTCCCGTCTGCAGAGAGAAGAATCCGCAATGCCGGATCTGATTCTGGTTGATGGCGGAAAAGGACAAGTCAAAGCCGCACTTGATGCTCTGAAGGAGCTCCGCTTGACCATTCCGGTTGCCGGTATGGTTAAAAACGACCGGCACGAAACGCGCAGTCTGATCAATCAAGCAGGCCGTGAGCTTTCTATTGACACCAGAATCGAGGTGTTTTATCTGATCCAGCGAATCCAGGACGAAGTGCACCGTTTTGCGATCACTTTCCACAGGCAGCAGCGGATTAAAAACATGACCGCATCGGAGCTGGATGGTATCCCCGGAATCGGGCCAAAACGAAAAAGAATGCTCCTCAGAACTTTTGATTCTTTGGATGCGATCAAAAATGCTGCACCTGAAGAATTTATTAAGTCCGGTTTGTCGGCAGTGGCCGCCCAAGAAGTCTATAACCACTTTCACCATACGTAA
- a CDS encoding DMT family transporter has translation MLKFFSLPAVLAAISGAAMAVQGTLNSQLTQKTSLLSSTLIVHIIGSLIALLAVLAWKVPMFGHKWLQIPWYLYLGGALSVGIVALVAITISRIGVCNATTAIILGQVGLAVIIDHFGLFGVQRISWNPWQLLGLALFVGGAKLLFK, from the coding sequence ATGTTAAAATTTTTTTCGCTGCCTGCTGTTCTGGCAGCAATCTCCGGAGCTGCAATGGCCGTGCAGGGAACGCTGAATTCACAGCTGACGCAAAAAACTTCTTTGCTTTCTTCGACGCTGATCGTACACATCATTGGCAGTTTGATTGCCCTTCTGGCCGTATTGGCTTGGAAAGTACCTATGTTTGGGCATAAATGGCTGCAAATCCCTTGGTATCTCTATTTGGGAGGAGCGTTAAGTGTCGGAATCGTTGCCTTAGTCGCCATAACGATATCCAGAATTGGCGTATGCAATGCCACGACGGCCATTATCCTTGGACAAGTCGGCCTTGCGGTCATTATTGATCACTTTGGGCTTTTCGGGGTCCAAAGAATAAGTTGGAATCCGTGGCAGTTGCTGGGTCTTGCACTTTTTGTCGGTGGGGCAAAGCTGCTGTTTAAATAA
- a CDS encoding metallophosphoesterase family protein, translating to MKIAILSDTHIRYGRKLPSFVWNVLSEVDTIIHAGDVVTKSLIEELDLIAPVIAVRGNCDWLMEELPEKIIAKLGSLRIGVTHGYLGSGKNTPERAYNFFSGEDVDMIIFGHSHIPYKNVYEGVLLFNPGSPTERRGQPQFSMGLLNLSEKGNFDIQHLFF from the coding sequence ATGAAAATTGCCATTCTTTCTGATACACATATTCGCTATGGACGGAAACTCCCATCATTTGTCTGGAATGTTTTAAGTGAGGTTGATACAATTATTCATGCAGGAGATGTTGTGACGAAGAGTCTAATCGAGGAACTGGATTTGATTGCACCGGTCATTGCAGTCAGAGGAAACTGTGACTGGTTAATGGAAGAGCTGCCGGAGAAAATCATAGCCAAACTAGGTTCTCTAAGGATTGGTGTTACGCATGGTTATCTTGGATCAGGAAAGAATACCCCGGAAAGGGCTTACAATTTCTTTTCGGGAGAAGATGTAGATATGATTATCTTTGGACACAGCCATATACCTTATAAAAATGTCTATGAAGGGGTATTGCTGTTCAATCCTGGATCTCCAACAGAAAGAAGAGGACAGCCACAGTTTTCGATGGGCTTATTAAACTTAAGTGAAAAAGGAAATTTTGATATCCAGCATCTGTTTTTTTAA
- a CDS encoding DUF2103 domain-containing protein — protein MKFRRNKIKREHSIITGALDWLEDLSKRREITDIIPGVIDVTNTRERGATYQYETPTGCKILLKNGGSVQEAFIVTRSPEVVKEWAAKLMEEINYFQAALEETRDALPQKDHQKTETRAAKQKAPVRTKSANGSVRETSETFLSSRDALLAGIKEDYQLVEINRGLRDSYVESLASMGDLEDPKLEDALQPEIRQALEKLQEKLQGKGKIRQKQPKRR, from the coding sequence ATGAAATTTCGCCGCAATAAAATTAAAAGGGAACACAGTATCATTACCGGCGCCCTGGACTGGCTGGAGGATTTGAGTAAGCGCCGCGAAATCACAGACATTATTCCCGGGGTGATTGATGTAACCAATACCAGGGAACGCGGTGCGACCTATCAATACGAGACACCGACCGGATGTAAGATCCTACTGAAAAATGGTGGATCTGTTCAGGAGGCCTTTATCGTTACCCGGAGCCCTGAGGTAGTCAAGGAATGGGCGGCAAAGCTCATGGAAGAAATCAATTATTTTCAAGCTGCGCTCGAAGAGACCCGGGATGCCCTCCCACAGAAAGATCACCAGAAAACGGAAACTCGGGCTGCCAAACAAAAAGCTCCGGTCCGGACAAAGTCGGCAAATGGATCAGTCCGGGAAACTTCAGAAACCTTTCTCAGCAGCAGGGACGCTCTGCTTGCCGGGATTAAAGAAGATTATCAGCTCGTGGAAATCAATCGGGGTCTTCGGGATTCCTATGTTGAAAGCCTTGCCAGCATGGGAGATCTGGAAGATCCTAAATTGGAAGACGCTTTGCAGCCGGAGATACGCCAGGCGCTGGAGAAACTGCAGGAGAAGCTCCAGGGTAAGGGAAAAATTCGGCAAAAGCAGCCAAAGCGAAGATGA
- a CDS encoding FMN-dependent NADH-azoreductase produces MAKVLYIKANPKPDEQSRTFRLSGSFITAYRQNNPGDEIITHDLYQEGVKPLSAEDLQSVFGPKDADSVNHPVLKYAYEFKASDKIIIAAPMWNLSFPSILKCYLDYITVTGITFHYTEQGPVGLCQGKKAVHIVTRGGAYSEGAGGAYEMGDRYLRTIFGFLGITDFTTIAAEQLDVIGFDAQGELSQKMQEAEEKARTF; encoded by the coding sequence ATGGCTAAAGTACTGTATATTAAAGCAAATCCCAAGCCGGACGAGCAGTCGAGGACGTTTCGCCTTTCAGGGAGTTTTATCACCGCCTACAGGCAAAACAATCCTGGTGATGAGATTATTACCCACGATCTCTACCAGGAAGGTGTCAAGCCGCTGTCTGCAGAGGATCTACAATCTGTTTTTGGTCCAAAGGACGCGGATTCCGTCAATCATCCCGTTTTAAAGTATGCTTATGAGTTCAAGGCCAGTGATAAAATCATTATCGCTGCTCCAATGTGGAATCTTAGTTTTCCATCCATTCTCAAATGTTATCTGGATTATATTACGGTCACCGGGATTACCTTTCATTACACCGAACAAGGCCCCGTGGGCTTATGCCAGGGAAAAAAAGCTGTTCATATCGTAACCCGGGGCGGCGCTTATTCGGAAGGAGCAGGCGGTGCTTATGAAATGGGTGACAGGTATTTAAGAACAATTTTCGGTTTTCTGGGCATCACCGACTTTACAACAATCGCTGCGGAACAACTTGATGTTATCGGATTTGATGCGCAGGGAGAACTCTCCCAAAAAATGCAGGAAGCCGAAGAAAAAGCCAGAACATTTTAA
- a CDS encoding GGDEF domain-containing protein, with translation MVLTGIVLPFGFIDAGGSDSFTIAYVFFLLIVASYILDGWYRNTIIAVIILAFIGVHTYAHYFPERIPVLDPGSFFVDQLIQVPIVLFLSFLVVRYFADAYYQTNRRLMQLAHFDELTGLLNRRNFNDILQKQFESGNHNGHLIMLDVDNFKMINDKEGHLAGDDGLKHLGAILRRHFDNGKNMISRWGGDEFIVVYFGESGHVETVLEQVKTEFKDYVKNIEPMVDLSFGIAPLQGCQTPNDVLAKADEVMYEKKREKKNS, from the coding sequence TTGGTTCTGACAGGGATTGTTCTGCCTTTTGGTTTTATCGATGCCGGAGGAAGTGACAGCTTTACGATTGCGTATGTATTTTTTCTCTTGATTGTCGCCAGTTACATTCTGGACGGCTGGTATCGCAATACAATTATCGCTGTGATTATTCTGGCTTTTATCGGTGTCCACACTTACGCCCATTATTTCCCGGAGAGAATACCCGTACTGGATCCCGGCAGTTTTTTCGTGGACCAGCTGATTCAGGTTCCAATTGTCCTGTTTTTGAGTTTCTTAGTTGTACGCTATTTTGCTGACGCTTACTACCAGACGAATCGAAGGCTCATGCAACTCGCTCATTTTGATGAGCTGACAGGGCTGCTGAACCGAAGAAATTTTAATGATATCCTGCAGAAACAGTTTGAATCCGGAAATCACAACGGTCATTTGATCATGCTTGATGTCGATAATTTTAAGATGATTAATGATAAAGAAGGACATCTAGCAGGAGACGATGGACTGAAACATTTGGGGGCTATTTTAAGGCGGCATTTTGATAATGGGAAAAATATGATCAGCCGTTGGGGCGGCGATGAGTTTATTGTTGTTTATTTTGGTGAAAGCGGACACGTGGAGACGGTTTTGGAACAAGTCAAAACAGAATTTAAAGACTATGTGAAAAATATTGAACCGATGGTCGACCTTAGTTTCGGGATTGCCCCGTTGCAGGGATGCCAGACCCCGAATGATGTACTGGCAAAAGCGGATGAGGTCATGTATGAAAAGAAAAGAGAAAAGAAGAACAGTTAG
- a CDS encoding replication-associated recombination protein A, whose protein sequence is MNLFSAAFDSGKVAPLADRMRPRTLEELIGQQEILGPGKLLRRAIEADRVTSIILYGPPGTGKTSLAQVIANKTTSNFIRINAVSSGVKELRDILEKAEERLHLYQQKTLVFCDEVHRFNKGQQDVLLPAIERGMITFIGATTENPYFEINSALLSRSTIFRLNLLSEHELRLGLENALKDNERGLGNYHTEITAEAFQHWVDFAGGDLRRALNALELAVLTTAPEDGIRRIDLETAIESVQERHFRFDKNGDNHYDMISAMIKSMRGSDPDAALYWFAVLLESGEDPRFIMRRIIVHASEDVGLADPSVMLQAHAAANALEWVGLPEARIPMAQAVLAIATAPKSNSVVAAINQAQEYVKANKAGQVPLHLKDASYPGAKKFGHGLDYLYPHAYPGNWVEQDYLPEEAKGAKFFDPTGRGIDKNRGKPT, encoded by the coding sequence ATGAATCTTTTTTCGGCTGCTTTTGACTCCGGCAAAGTTGCTCCCCTGGCCGACAGAATGCGTCCCCGTACCCTCGAAGAATTAATCGGCCAACAGGAAATTCTTGGGCCCGGCAAACTTCTGCGCCGCGCCATTGAAGCAGACCGGGTGACATCGATCATTTTATACGGTCCGCCTGGAACAGGTAAGACATCCCTGGCCCAGGTCATCGCCAATAAAACAACCTCAAACTTTATCCGGATCAATGCTGTTTCTTCCGGCGTCAAAGAGCTCAGAGATATTCTGGAAAAAGCCGAGGAAAGGCTGCATCTTTATCAGCAGAAGACGCTTGTGTTCTGCGATGAAGTCCACCGTTTCAACAAAGGCCAGCAAGATGTTCTACTCCCGGCTATTGAACGCGGTATGATCACCTTTATCGGAGCAACCACTGAAAACCCTTATTTTGAAATCAACTCCGCTCTTTTAAGCCGTTCCACGATTTTCAGACTGAATCTTCTTTCAGAACATGAACTCCGTCTGGGGCTTGAGAATGCCTTGAAGGACAATGAGCGGGGTCTTGGTAATTACCATACGGAGATTACAGCAGAAGCCTTTCAGCATTGGGTTGATTTCGCCGGCGGAGATTTGCGCCGGGCGTTAAATGCGCTCGAACTCGCAGTTCTGACCACAGCTCCTGAAGACGGGATCCGCAGGATTGATCTGGAAACCGCCATAGAGTCCGTTCAGGAAAGACACTTCCGTTTTGACAAAAATGGTGACAACCATTACGACATGATTTCGGCGATGATCAAAAGTATGCGCGGGTCCGATCCTGATGCAGCCCTGTATTGGTTTGCTGTTCTGCTGGAATCCGGCGAGGACCCTCGGTTCATCATGCGCAGGATCATCGTGCATGCTTCCGAGGACGTCGGCCTTGCTGATCCGTCAGTCATGCTCCAGGCCCATGCCGCAGCCAATGCCTTGGAGTGGGTTGGCCTGCCTGAAGCCAGAATACCGATGGCACAAGCTGTCCTGGCTATTGCGACTGCTCCGAAAAGCAATTCTGTTGTTGCGGCGATCAATCAGGCTCAGGAATACGTCAAAGCAAACAAAGCCGGCCAAGTGCCGCTGCATCTGAAAGATGCCTCTTATCCCGGCGCCAAGAAGTTTGGCCATGGTTTAGACTATCTTTACCCGCATGCTTATCCGGGCAACTGGGTCGAACAGGACTACCTGCCCGAAGAAGCCAAGGGAGCAAAATTCTTTGATCCGACCGGTCGCGGGATAGACAAGAACAGAGGAAAACCGACTTAA